Proteins encoded within one genomic window of Phototrophicus methaneseepsis:
- a CDS encoding glycosyltransferase family 4 protein — translation MRVVVFTETFLPKLDGIVSVVCLLLDHLIERGIEPIVVAPRLGDGIEEYHGVRVISVNGMTLPLYPELRVGPPGLNTYKELKAFQPDVAHFIHPVMVGIPGMIMAKRLGIPTLASFHLDLARMAQHYNMGFMTPVTDYFTRLVFNWADYSLAPSKAVLQYMTSIGVEDVGLWKRGVDADRFHPGYKNAEMRAKLSDGHPEAPLLLYVGRLGQEKQVDKLRAIVDQIPHVRLAIVGDGPERENLQAHFAGTNTKFLGYMQGEALSQAYASSDVFVFPSALETFGLVVVEAMAAGLPVVASRVGGIPDVVNEGVTGYTFDVGDTDTLVQGVRQVIATPQTLSQMGVAARRYAETQSWPAMMDEVIDHYHRLIQIQHYHEASA, via the coding sequence ATGCGGGTGGTGGTATTTACGGAGACGTTTTTACCCAAGCTCGATGGGATTGTCAGCGTCGTTTGTCTGCTGCTCGATCACTTAATCGAACGAGGCATTGAGCCAATTGTCGTCGCCCCACGCTTGGGAGATGGCATTGAGGAGTATCACGGCGTGCGGGTTATCAGCGTCAATGGGATGACGCTGCCCCTTTACCCTGAACTGCGCGTTGGCCCACCAGGCCTGAATACCTATAAAGAACTGAAAGCGTTCCAACCAGATGTGGCGCATTTTATCCATCCTGTGATGGTCGGCATCCCTGGCATGATCATGGCGAAGCGCCTGGGCATCCCGACGTTAGCCTCTTTCCATCTGGATTTGGCGCGTATGGCCCAGCATTACAATATGGGCTTTATGACCCCCGTGACGGATTACTTCACACGGCTTGTCTTTAACTGGGCGGATTATTCCCTGGCCCCTAGCAAAGCTGTGCTGCAATACATGACAAGCATTGGTGTAGAAGATGTGGGCCTGTGGAAGCGTGGTGTCGATGCAGATCGCTTCCACCCCGGTTACAAAAATGCGGAAATGCGCGCTAAGCTCAGTGATGGTCATCCAGAGGCCCCGCTTCTGCTCTATGTGGGCCGCCTGGGGCAGGAGAAGCAGGTCGATAAGCTCAGGGCGATTGTCGATCAAATTCCGCATGTTCGGCTGGCTATCGTTGGCGATGGCCCAGAACGTGAAAACCTTCAAGCCCACTTCGCCGGGACGAATACGAAATTCCTGGGTTACATGCAGGGCGAAGCCCTATCCCAGGCTTATGCCAGTAGTGACGTTTTTGTCTTCCCCTCTGCACTGGAGACGTTCGGCCTTGTCGTGGTCGAAGCGATGGCCGCGGGCTTACCTGTCGTGGCTTCGCGCGTTGGCGGCATTCCAGATGTGGTCAATGAGGGCGTGACGGGTTATACCTTCGATGTGGGCGATACAGATACGCTCGTGCAGGGCGTCCGTCAGGTGATCGCCACCCCGCAGACGCTCAGCCAGATGGGGGTCGCAGCGCGCCGCTATGCTGAAACGCAGTCCTGGCCTGCGATGATGGATGAAGTCATTGACCATTATCATCGCTTGATCCAGATTCAACATTATCATGAAGCGAGCGCCTAA
- a CDS encoding SLC13 family permease, with product MTFEMWLTLGILLIAIVLFITEWLRVDVVALGVMVALMVTGLLSTGEALAGFSSSVVITIAALFIIGGAVFNTGLAAMIGNRILGAAGTNETRLMVVVMLAAVLMSGFMSDTGVVAVMLPAIVSLAASAKIPPSKLLIPLAYGSLLGGATTLIGTPPNIVVSDLLRDTSYPSFEFFSFTPVGLVLVVGGILFMIFAGKYFLPKHKHEQVIQEVETPSELFDRYRLHDNLFKLRVRSESPLIGQTLEMARLGRDYSINILEIARSGKPRTVARLGEQRLVLQSNQGEVMHPSKEISLDHNDMLIVSGDGSKVAQAAAKWNLAIQPGSKDDESTIITEEVGIAEILVPSRSSVIGDTLVDMRFGSTHHLTVLDIRRPDTNELLDLKTTPLRFGDILLVQGEWRNISALNRKRRDFVVLGADTNGIHNRRKAPMTLILVIFMLILMVTNAMPVAAITMLTALLMILTGCLTMDDAYNAIDWKSIVLIAGMLPMSTALEKYGLVNLIADGFVETLGTMGPHAVLFGLFLLTSLFTQVLSNTATAVLAAPIALAAATSLGIQPQAFLMGVAIAASMAFASPVASPVNTLVMGAGNYRFSDYVKIGIPMIILMLVLSLIALPIMWPF from the coding sequence TTGACTTTTGAAATGTGGTTAACCCTAGGCATTCTCCTCATCGCGATTGTGCTTTTTATCACAGAGTGGTTGCGGGTAGATGTCGTCGCACTGGGCGTGATGGTCGCCTTAATGGTGACCGGACTGCTCTCAACGGGTGAAGCCCTGGCTGGTTTTTCCAGTTCAGTGGTTATCACGATTGCGGCCCTGTTCATCATTGGTGGGGCTGTGTTTAATACCGGGCTAGCAGCCATGATCGGCAACCGAATATTAGGCGCGGCAGGCACCAATGAAACGCGTTTGATGGTGGTCGTCATGCTGGCAGCGGTATTGATGTCTGGCTTTATGAGCGATACGGGCGTGGTTGCCGTCATGCTGCCCGCGATTGTCAGCCTTGCCGCCAGCGCCAAGATACCGCCATCCAAGCTGCTTATCCCGCTGGCGTATGGCTCCCTGCTCGGTGGCGCGACGACGCTCATTGGTACGCCGCCGAACATCGTCGTCTCCGATCTGCTGCGCGATACATCTTACCCGTCGTTCGAGTTCTTCAGCTTTACGCCGGTTGGGCTGGTGTTGGTTGTAGGCGGTATCCTGTTCATGATCTTTGCAGGCAAATACTTCCTGCCGAAGCACAAGCATGAACAGGTCATCCAGGAAGTGGAAACGCCTTCTGAATTGTTCGACCGCTATCGGCTGCACGATAACCTGTTCAAATTACGCGTCCGCAGCGAATCGCCGCTCATCGGCCAGACGTTGGAAATGGCGCGTCTGGGCCGCGACTACAGCATCAATATTCTGGAGATTGCACGTTCAGGTAAACCGCGTACTGTCGCCCGCCTGGGTGAGCAGCGGCTCGTCTTGCAATCCAACCAGGGCGAGGTCATGCATCCTTCTAAGGAAATCAGCCTCGATCACAACGATATGCTCATCGTCAGCGGCGATGGCAGTAAAGTTGCCCAGGCAGCGGCCAAGTGGAACCTCGCCATCCAGCCAGGGTCTAAAGACGATGAATCAACGATCATCACAGAAGAAGTGGGTATCGCTGAAATCCTGGTGCCGAGCCGCTCCTCTGTGATTGGGGATACGCTGGTTGATATGCGGTTTGGCTCTACACATCATCTGACAGTGCTGGATATTCGCCGCCCGGATACGAACGAACTACTGGACCTAAAGACCACGCCGCTGCGCTTCGGCGATATTCTGCTGGTACAGGGTGAATGGCGTAATATCTCCGCATTGAACCGCAAACGCCGAGATTTTGTGGTCCTCGGTGCGGATACAAACGGCATCCATAACCGCCGTAAAGCGCCCATGACGTTGATCCTTGTCATCTTCATGCTCATCCTGATGGTGACAAATGCGATGCCCGTGGCAGCAATCACGATGCTCACAGCCCTGCTCATGATCCTGACGGGCTGCTTGACGATGGATGATGCCTATAACGCGATTGACTGGAAAAGTATTGTCCTCATCGCGGGGATGCTGCCGATGTCGACCGCGCTGGAAAAATACGGCCTCGTGAACTTAATCGCTGACGGTTTCGTAGAGACGCTGGGTACCATGGGCCCGCACGCCGTGCTATTCGGCCTGTTCTTGCTCACCAGCCTGTTCACACAGGTGCTCTCGAACACAGCGACCGCCGTTCTCGCAGCACCAATCGCGCTGGCCGCCGCCACCAGCCTGGGCATTCAGCCGCAAGCCTTCTTGATGGGCGTGGCGATTGCTGCATCAATGGCCTTTGCTTCGCCAGTGGCCTCCCCGGTGAACACCCTCGTCATGGGTGCAGGCAACTATCGATTCAGCGATTATGTGAAGATCGGCATCCCCATGATCATCCTCATGCTTGTGCTTTCTCTAATTGCACTACCGATCATGTGGCCTTTCTAG
- a CDS encoding Stp1/IreP family PP2C-type Ser/Thr phosphatase yields MGRPEHQIRLRCSALSDQGRVRGNNEDNIYLWGDDTQVLAVVADGMGGAVAGEKASRIAVDSIEARLVKNEDIEPDTYDKMDLDDLAVVLKHAVQEANRNIVDRAVAQPELKGMGTTLTMAFIKGRDVTLAHVGDSRAYLVDKYDQTVMQVTRDHSFVQALLEAGHIREDEVETHPMRNVLYRALGQGRDLDVDIIQNVQMAYHDRLVLCSDGLTLHLSADEIAEIASESDDPAEIARDMIGLANKRGGRDNVSVIIVIAEPVNDVASNGTSAVSSYDGDTIIMPISTHHNNRPEKLPENKAFDTQEIPTLDTSMREGNREGNDSMMG; encoded by the coding sequence ATGGGTCGCCCGGAGCACCAAATACGTCTGCGATGCAGTGCCCTCTCTGATCAGGGGCGTGTGCGCGGAAACAACGAAGATAATATCTACCTCTGGGGGGACGATACCCAGGTCCTTGCCGTCGTGGCGGATGGTATGGGTGGCGCTGTCGCCGGGGAAAAAGCCAGCCGCATTGCTGTAGATAGCATCGAAGCCCGCCTCGTCAAAAACGAAGACATTGAGCCTGATACCTACGATAAGATGGATCTCGATGATCTGGCAGTGGTCTTAAAACATGCTGTCCAGGAAGCGAATCGTAATATCGTTGATCGTGCGGTTGCTCAGCCTGAATTAAAGGGGATGGGCACCACGCTGACGATGGCCTTCATCAAAGGCCGTGACGTGACGCTGGCGCATGTCGGCGATAGTCGCGCTTATCTTGTCGATAAATACGATCAGACCGTCATGCAAGTTACCCGCGATCACAGCTTTGTGCAGGCCCTCCTTGAAGCCGGCCACATCCGCGAAGATGAAGTCGAAACACACCCGATGCGCAATGTCCTTTACCGTGCATTAGGCCAGGGCCGTGACCTCGATGTCGATATTATCCAGAATGTGCAGATGGCCTATCATGATCGGCTCGTCCTTTGTTCGGACGGCCTTACGCTGCATCTGAGTGCCGATGAAATCGCTGAAATTGCCAGTGAAAGTGATGATCCCGCAGAGATTGCACGCGATATGATCGGGCTGGCTAACAAGCGCGGCGGACGCGATAACGTCTCTGTGATTATTGTCATCGCTGAGCCTGTCAATGATGTAGCGTCGAATGGTACGAGCGCAGTATCTAGTTACGACGGCGATACGATCATCATGCCCATCAGCACCCACCATAACAATCGACCGGAAAAACTGCCTGAAAATAAGGCCTTCGACACCCAGGAAATCCCCACTCTCGATACCAGCATGAGGGAAGGCAACCGCGAAGGTAATGATTCTATGATGGGCTAG
- a CDS encoding GNAT family N-acetyltransferase, whose product MIRVVPAYDGPALEHVITLSTEYVTWMMGQIPGHFPNLDLSTFSAEHEYDDIHKKFPGAHRPPDGCLLLALRNEAACGCIALGRLSERICEMRTLYVRPACRGEGIGRILAHAALDEARKLGYERVRLDTLQFMASALRLYRSLGFYDIAPYNDLPDDLKPYICFLECQLNVPAGTT is encoded by the coding sequence ATGATCCGAGTGGTGCCTGCTTATGATGGCCCGGCCCTGGAACACGTTATCACACTCTCGACGGAATATGTCACCTGGATGATGGGGCAGATTCCAGGCCATTTCCCCAATTTGGACCTGAGTACGTTCTCCGCTGAACATGAATATGATGATATTCACAAGAAGTTCCCCGGAGCACATCGTCCGCCGGATGGCTGCCTGTTACTTGCCTTACGGAATGAAGCGGCTTGCGGTTGCATCGCGCTCGGCAGACTGTCGGAGCGCATCTGTGAGATGCGCACCCTGTATGTGCGCCCCGCCTGCCGTGGCGAAGGCATTGGCCGCATCCTGGCCCATGCCGCCCTGGATGAAGCCCGTAAGCTTGGCTATGAGCGCGTGCGGCTGGATACGCTCCAATTCATGGCGAGTGCCCTACGACTCTATCGCTCGCTTGGTTTTTACGACATCGCCCCTTACAATGACCTGCCGGATGATCTGAAGCCGTATATCTGCTTCTTAGAATGCCAGTTGAACGTCCCGGCAGGCACAACGTGA
- a CDS encoding GNAT family N-acetyltransferase, whose product MTDSIRAFQLEDSAAMRALIEAGLEQRFGFLLEDVNPDLTDFQTHYLDQGASLIVVERDGGLIGCGALIREQGSDVIGRLVRVSVAASQQGRGLGRLISQRLIEIARERGFRQLEVETNSDWESALHLYKSLGFVAYKRVYVPEYDFTEVHMHMDLIS is encoded by the coding sequence TTGACCGATTCTATCCGTGCATTCCAGCTTGAAGACAGCGCTGCTATGCGGGCGCTGATCGAAGCAGGGCTTGAGCAACGCTTCGGCTTTTTGCTGGAGGATGTCAACCCAGACCTGACCGACTTCCAGACCCATTACCTGGACCAGGGGGCAAGCCTCATCGTCGTGGAGCGTGACGGCGGCCTTATTGGCTGCGGCGCACTGATCCGTGAACAGGGCAGCGATGTGATCGGGCGGCTGGTGCGCGTATCCGTCGCGGCAAGCCAGCAAGGGCGCGGTTTAGGGCGCTTAATCTCTCAGCGTTTGATCGAGATCGCCCGTGAAAGAGGCTTCCGCCAGCTTGAAGTCGAAACAAACAGTGATTGGGAGAGCGCGCTGCATCTCTATAAGAGCCTGGGCTTTGTGGCGTACAAGCGCGTCTACGTGCCAGAATATGACTTCACGGAGGTGCATATGCATATGGACCTCATCTCCTGA
- a CDS encoding Trm112 family protein gives MAEQKSVDPKLLELLRCPVAVHYTDKGEDPGQLELVKDSWLVSADSGYKYPIRDGIPVMLVEEGARWKDTPVEDLPVPPPAAE, from the coding sequence ATGGCCGAGCAAAAATCTGTTGATCCGAAGCTGCTGGAACTCCTGCGCTGCCCCGTCGCGGTTCACTATACCGACAAAGGCGAGGATCCGGGTCAACTGGAACTGGTTAAGGATAGCTGGCTTGTCAGCGCGGATAGCGGCTATAAATACCCCATCCGCGATGGCATCCCGGTCATGCTGGTGGAAGAAGGCGCACGCTGGAAAGACACGCCTGTCGAAGATTTACCTGTCCCGCCGCCTGCCGCTGAATAG
- the rdgB gene encoding RdgB/HAM1 family non-canonical purine NTP pyrophosphatase: MRLLVATQNKGKVAEYQRLLADLDWEIVGLGDIGLGSLDVEETGTTFEENAFIKARAYAEASKLITLSDDSGIVVDALNGAPGIYSARYGGPGLDDGGRRRLLLSELEGLPQAERTARFVCVIAVVDPRDGGAEYSAFGKVEGHIMPEERGDNGFGYDPLFMPLGYGRTFGEMPAEEKDPLSHRGVAAAQLPDILRQIT, from the coding sequence ATGCGCTTACTCGTTGCCACACAGAACAAAGGCAAGGTCGCGGAATATCAGCGTTTGCTGGCAGACCTGGATTGGGAGATCGTCGGCCTGGGTGATATTGGGCTTGGGTCGCTCGATGTGGAAGAAACCGGCACCACGTTTGAAGAAAACGCCTTCATCAAAGCGCGGGCTTATGCTGAGGCTAGCAAACTGATTACGCTCTCTGATGATAGTGGTATTGTCGTCGATGCACTCAATGGTGCCCCAGGCATCTATAGCGCGCGCTATGGTGGCCCCGGACTGGATGATGGCGGACGGCGGCGCTTGCTACTCTCTGAGCTGGAAGGCCTGCCTCAGGCTGAGCGGACCGCCCGCTTTGTGTGCGTCATCGCTGTGGTAGATCCACGTGATGGCGGCGCAGAATACAGCGCCTTCGGCAAAGTCGAAGGTCACATCATGCCCGAAGAGCGCGGCGATAACGGTTTCGGCTATGATCCACTGTTTATGCCGCTCGGCTATGGCCGCACCTTTGGCGAAATGCCCGCCGAAGAAAAGGACCCCCTCAGCCATCGCGGGGTCGCTGCTGCCCAACTGCCGGATATTCTGCGGCAGATCACATAA
- a CDS encoding MFS transporter — protein sequence MQNHNTQSAAPAVNPWVVMAFIAIPVFIGSLDLTVVSAFLPELITQLELPVQTALDDASWIVTAYLLAYTVSLTFMGRLSDLLGRRWVYVVCLVVFIIGSIWVAIATTWPADILYDIYRRMGERPDPAYVKLQVIIVGRVVEALGAGALVPVSLALVGDLFPPMKRARPLGLVAATDTLGWVLGPVYGGLFIQIMPWEGLFWMNVPLTLLSLFLVIYGLRHVPQTRVQGRFDFIGTVLIVGALSCLSLGLGANVDMSGASLENLSPLPDYAGPVLAIGFVLFLGFLLVETRFKDPLINLAMFARRNLSAASVVNLLVGYCLFIGLVNVPLLVNISQESTATLTEAALEVGLLLSTLTLPMAIAAVPGGWLSERIGIRNTVVAGLVIALVGFAWVYFTWTVDISRTLIGIQNVLIGVGIGLTFSPVSAAIINSAYDEERGVASALVIILRLIGMTVSVASLSSLAFYRVNALVDAAQTAAGASFDPGQFQVVYFESAVKVLGEMGLIGAVLCGIALVPALLLGRQAAPPERMEPPTQAA from the coding sequence ATGCAGAATCATAATACGCAGTCGGCGGCTCCTGCCGTCAATCCGTGGGTGGTGATGGCCTTCATCGCCATCCCCGTCTTCATCGGCTCTCTTGATTTAACCGTTGTCTCGGCCTTTTTACCGGAGCTTATCACCCAGCTGGAATTACCTGTACAGACGGCGCTTGATGATGCCAGTTGGATCGTAACGGCTTATCTGCTGGCTTATACCGTCAGCCTGACGTTCATGGGCCGCCTGAGCGACTTACTAGGCCGCCGCTGGGTGTATGTGGTCTGTCTGGTGGTGTTCATCATCGGCTCGATATGGGTGGCGATTGCGACCACCTGGCCCGCTGATATTCTCTATGATATTTATCGCCGCATGGGCGAACGCCCAGACCCGGCTTACGTCAAGCTGCAAGTCATCATCGTTGGCCGTGTTGTAGAAGCGCTTGGCGCTGGGGCGCTCGTTCCGGTCAGTCTGGCCCTGGTGGGGGATCTGTTCCCTCCGATGAAGCGTGCTCGCCCCCTGGGCCTGGTAGCCGCGACGGATACGCTTGGTTGGGTGTTGGGGCCTGTCTATGGGGGCCTGTTCATCCAGATTATGCCCTGGGAGGGCCTGTTCTGGATGAATGTGCCGCTGACGCTGCTCAGCCTCTTCCTTGTGATCTATGGTCTGCGCCATGTGCCACAGACGCGCGTCCAGGGCCGTTTCGATTTTATCGGCACGGTGCTGATCGTTGGCGCGCTGAGCTGCCTGAGCCTGGGCCTGGGTGCTAATGTCGATATGAGTGGGGCGTCTCTGGAGAATCTCTCGCCATTGCCGGATTACGCTGGCCCGGTGCTGGCGATTGGATTTGTGCTGTTCCTGGGCTTCTTACTGGTGGAAACGCGTTTTAAAGACCCTTTGATTAACCTGGCGATGTTCGCGCGCCGCAACCTGAGCGCGGCCAGTGTCGTGAATTTGCTGGTTGGCTATTGCTTGTTCATCGGGCTGGTGAATGTGCCGCTGCTCGTCAATATCAGCCAGGAATCCACCGCGACCCTGACGGAAGCGGCGCTGGAAGTGGGCCTGCTGTTGAGCACGCTCACCCTGCCGATGGCGATTGCTGCCGTGCCCGGTGGCTGGCTGAGCGAGCGCATCGGCATTCGTAATACGGTGGTGGCTGGGTTGGTGATTGCGCTGGTTGGCTTCGCCTGGGTGTACTTCACATGGACAGTAGACATCAGCCGCACGCTGATTGGTATACAGAATGTGCTTATCGGCGTGGGTATTGGCCTGACGTTCTCACCTGTGAGCGCGGCCATCATCAATAGCGCCTATGATGAAGAACGCGGTGTTGCTTCGGCTCTGGTGATTATCCTGCGCCTGATTGGTATGACGGTCAGCGTCGCCAGCCTGAGTTCGCTGGCATTCTACCGGGTCAATGCGCTGGTCGATGCGGCCCAGACGGCTGCCGGGGCCAGCTTCGACCCGGGACAGTTCCAGGTTGTCTATTTTGAATCCGCTGTGAAGGTCCTGGGTGAAATGGGGCTGATCGGGGCTGTGTTGTGTGGCATTGCACTCGTCCCGGCGCTGCTGCTGGGGCGTCAGGCTGCGCCGCCTGAGCGCATGGAACCGCCAACACAAGCGGCGTAA
- a CDS encoding LppX_LprAFG lipoprotein: MADNATSETQNKRPASPLRWFIPLVVVALVVVVAGVLLLNPGESLEDETPPEPTPLLARVVENMRDVDSFQLLIEQQGAAYPFVVSLDEGASTVTATMRRGDAQYVSPDTMYANVNLRISALPVMAVELYADGLDQWFKLANQWIHYPIAEGFNPGDLIAENGGFSQALGQLDDVAYIGSETLIDGTQTWHIQGQAGGQVINDLLFNLLYVEQDVIVDVFIDKTTSLPAVLEVTLPGTATEDEADTAWHIEIYDYNGEVTFDAPNGTANAES, encoded by the coding sequence ATGGCAGACAACGCAACAAGCGAAACACAGAATAAGCGCCCGGCTTCACCGCTGCGCTGGTTCATTCCCCTGGTTGTTGTCGCGCTCGTTGTGGTGGTGGCAGGCGTGCTGTTGCTGAACCCTGGCGAAAGCCTGGAGGATGAAACCCCACCAGAACCGACCCCACTTTTGGCGCGCGTTGTAGAAAATATGCGGGATGTGGACTCATTCCAACTGTTGATTGAGCAGCAAGGCGCGGCGTATCCATTTGTCGTTTCTTTGGATGAAGGCGCATCAACGGTCACCGCAACGATGCGTCGTGGTGATGCGCAATACGTATCGCCAGATACGATGTACGCTAATGTCAACCTGAGGATTAGCGCACTGCCTGTGATGGCGGTGGAACTCTATGCAGATGGCCTGGACCAGTGGTTCAAACTGGCGAATCAGTGGATCCATTACCCTATTGCAGAAGGCTTTAACCCCGGCGACCTCATCGCAGAAAATGGCGGTTTTAGCCAGGCGCTCGGCCAACTGGATGATGTCGCTTACATCGGCTCCGAGACGCTCATCGACGGCACCCAGACCTGGCATATTCAGGGACAGGCAGGCGGTCAGGTTATCAACGATCTGCTGTTTAACTTGCTCTATGTGGAGCAGGATGTCATTGTCGATGTCTTTATTGATAAAACGACATCGCTGCCAGCCGTCTTAGAAGTCACGCTGCCGGGTACCGCGACGGAAGACGAAGCAGATACTGCATGGCATATCGAAATCTACGACTATAACGGCGAGGTTACCTTCGACGCACCGAACGGAACGGCAAATGCAGAATCATAA